From Lycium ferocissimum isolate CSIRO_LF1 chromosome 12, AGI_CSIRO_Lferr_CH_V1, whole genome shotgun sequence, one genomic window encodes:
- the LOC132039114 gene encoding uncharacterized protein LOC132039114 isoform X1 has product MALLKVLLFSFTFLQIFTNGVVNSEPIVSSKDSDSDFKLQLDQLNSKISLLESRVDEGTRELRSKDERIKELENTIDSKLAKLASLKSELQLLQEKGSLNAKELVAKANVRATELDRQVDVLRREIEAQNKKKNTLETNTNVAEEKIQELNLKLESLQRINEEQNARIRKTKRALQVAEEEMMKAKLEASSVSEQLEEVKEGWLPPWLDVHLVHFRSIVMTYWNENGRPALDLTIKKALEIKSEVVKMAEAHIHSFKTKWIPAMKKRSVEFARDAGPHVQRLKTKTIHLYHASMKFMEPHIVNAQEVIQPYVQEARKIADPYVDQVSLVMKPHIEKARILLQPYTKKVHRHYRKFKKTVSSYHHQAQENIHNTLKNHHITKPYATKELAWYLATALLALPVIFLVNLASDFRRAKKLKKHSRRHHTSHTRRRAKRAHPDK; this is encoded by the exons ATGGCGTTGTTGAAAGTGTTGCTTTTCTCATTCACatttctccaaattttcacaaatggaGTTGTTAATTCAGAACCCATTGTTAGTTCAAAAGATTCAGATTCAGATTTCAAACTCCAACTTGACCAACTCAACTCCAAGATTTCCCTTttag AGTCACGCGTTGACGAGGGCACTCGTGAACTGAGAAGTAAGGATGAGAGAATCAAGGAGCTGGAGAATACGATTGACTCGAAATTAGCCAAATTGGCTTCTCTGAAAAGTGAACTTCAGTTACTTCAG GAAAAAGGATCCTTGAATGCAAAAGAGCTGGTTGCTAAGGCTAATGTGCGCGCCACTGAACTTGACCGCCAG GTAGATGTTCTTAGAAGGGAAATAGAAgcacaaaataaaaagaaaaatactctGGAAACCAATACAAATGTAGCAGAGGAGAAAATACAGGAACTGAATCTTAAACTTGAAAGT CTACAAAGGATAAATGAGGAGCAGAATGCTAGGATCCGTAAAACAAAACGCGCTCTTCAAGTGGCGGAG GAAGAAATGATGAAGGCTAAATTGGAGGCTTCTTCTGTTTCGGAGCAGCTTGAGGAG GTTAAAGAAGGATGGCTTCCACCTTGGCTTGATGTTCATCTTGTACATTTTCGG TCGATTGTTATGACTTACTGGAATGAGAACGGAAGACCAGCTTTGGATCTGACCATAAAAAAG GCCCTGGAGATCAAATCTGAAGTAGTAAAGATGGCGGAGGCTCATATTCACTCATTTAAAACA AAATGGATCCCAGCTATGAAAAAGCGTTCAGTGGAATTTGCTCGAGATGCTGGGCCTCATGTACAGAGGCTTAAGACTAAGACTATTCATCTTTATCACGCATCTATGAAGTTTATGGAACCTCATATTGTGAATGCACAGGAAGTCATCCAACCCTACGTCCAG GAAGCTAGGAAAATCGCAGACCCCTATGTTGACCAAGTTTCACTGGTGATGAAACCTCATATTGAAAAAGCAAGGATTCTCTTGCAACCTTACACCAAGAAAGTTCATCGTCATTATAGGAAGTTCAAGAAAACTGTCAGTTCATATCATCACCAG GCTcaagaaaacatacataacaCGTTGAAGAATCACCACATCACCAAGCCGTATGCTACAAAGGAGTTGGCATGGTATCTG GCCACAGCTTTGCTTGCCTTACCTGTGATCTTTCTTGTTAATTTGGCATCAGATTTTAGGCG CGCTAAGAAGCTAAAGAAGCATTCTCGTAGACATCATACAAGCCACACACGTCGCAGGGCTAAAAGAGCACATCCTGACAAATGA
- the LOC132039114 gene encoding uncharacterized protein LOC132039114 isoform X2 yields MALLKVLLFSFTFLQIFTNGVVNSEPIVSSKDSDSDFKLQLDQLNSKISLLESRVDEGTRELRSKDERIKELENTIDSKLAKLASLKSELQEKGSLNAKELVAKANVRATELDRQVDVLRREIEAQNKKKNTLETNTNVAEEKIQELNLKLESLQRINEEQNARIRKTKRALQVAEEEMMKAKLEASSVSEQLEEVKEGWLPPWLDVHLVHFRSIVMTYWNENGRPALDLTIKKALEIKSEVVKMAEAHIHSFKTKWIPAMKKRSVEFARDAGPHVQRLKTKTIHLYHASMKFMEPHIVNAQEVIQPYVQEARKIADPYVDQVSLVMKPHIEKARILLQPYTKKVHRHYRKFKKTVSSYHHQAQENIHNTLKNHHITKPYATKELAWYLATALLALPVIFLVNLASDFRRAKKLKKHSRRHHTSHTRRRAKRAHPDK; encoded by the exons ATGGCGTTGTTGAAAGTGTTGCTTTTCTCATTCACatttctccaaattttcacaaatggaGTTGTTAATTCAGAACCCATTGTTAGTTCAAAAGATTCAGATTCAGATTTCAAACTCCAACTTGACCAACTCAACTCCAAGATTTCCCTTttag AGTCACGCGTTGACGAGGGCACTCGTGAACTGAGAAGTAAGGATGAGAGAATCAAGGAGCTGGAGAATACGATTGACTCGAAATTAGCCAAATTGGCTTCTCTGAAAAGTGAACTTCAG GAAAAAGGATCCTTGAATGCAAAAGAGCTGGTTGCTAAGGCTAATGTGCGCGCCACTGAACTTGACCGCCAG GTAGATGTTCTTAGAAGGGAAATAGAAgcacaaaataaaaagaaaaatactctGGAAACCAATACAAATGTAGCAGAGGAGAAAATACAGGAACTGAATCTTAAACTTGAAAGT CTACAAAGGATAAATGAGGAGCAGAATGCTAGGATCCGTAAAACAAAACGCGCTCTTCAAGTGGCGGAG GAAGAAATGATGAAGGCTAAATTGGAGGCTTCTTCTGTTTCGGAGCAGCTTGAGGAG GTTAAAGAAGGATGGCTTCCACCTTGGCTTGATGTTCATCTTGTACATTTTCGG TCGATTGTTATGACTTACTGGAATGAGAACGGAAGACCAGCTTTGGATCTGACCATAAAAAAG GCCCTGGAGATCAAATCTGAAGTAGTAAAGATGGCGGAGGCTCATATTCACTCATTTAAAACA AAATGGATCCCAGCTATGAAAAAGCGTTCAGTGGAATTTGCTCGAGATGCTGGGCCTCATGTACAGAGGCTTAAGACTAAGACTATTCATCTTTATCACGCATCTATGAAGTTTATGGAACCTCATATTGTGAATGCACAGGAAGTCATCCAACCCTACGTCCAG GAAGCTAGGAAAATCGCAGACCCCTATGTTGACCAAGTTTCACTGGTGATGAAACCTCATATTGAAAAAGCAAGGATTCTCTTGCAACCTTACACCAAGAAAGTTCATCGTCATTATAGGAAGTTCAAGAAAACTGTCAGTTCATATCATCACCAG GCTcaagaaaacatacataacaCGTTGAAGAATCACCACATCACCAAGCCGTATGCTACAAAGGAGTTGGCATGGTATCTG GCCACAGCTTTGCTTGCCTTACCTGTGATCTTTCTTGTTAATTTGGCATCAGATTTTAGGCG CGCTAAGAAGCTAAAGAAGCATTCTCGTAGACATCATACAAGCCACACACGTCGCAGGGCTAAAAGAGCACATCCTGACAAATGA